One genomic window of Ziziphus jujuba cultivar Dongzao chromosome 4, ASM3175591v1 includes the following:
- the LOC107416396 gene encoding uncharacterized protein LOC107416396, whose translation MDDEIHSSSSFQQSYRCYSISFSTKSHLESGDKIILPESALLRLSRMEIQYPMMFQLRNPKTDRVSHCGVAEFSSDEGEILLPDWMMNNMGFEQGGLAMIKNVNLVKGNYIKLQPHATDFIRLSDPKAVLERTLRGFSCLSAGDTIMIMYEGKKFYIDVLETKPEAAISIIETDCEVDFAPPLDYKEPEEKKPAAKNIEKVVVADDEEPKFRPFTGLAKRLDGSPVSTSVSAAEECRQSSVGRKRKVVIGSSNVGKPSEVESRKEDKKGRTMEKNKEEKGFQAFTGKSYRLAE comes from the coding sequence ATGGACGACGAGATTCATAGTTCCTCATCTTTTCAACAATCTTATCGTTGCTATTCAATATCTTTTTCCACAAAATCTCATCTCGAAAGCGGTGACAAGATCATACTTCCTGAATCAGCATTGCTTCGTCTTTCTCGCATGGAGATCCAATACCCCATGATGTTCCAGCTTCGAAACCCGAAAACCGACCGAGTTTCCCACTGCGGCGTCGCGGAGTTCAGCTCCGACGAAGGCGAGATCTTGTTGCCGGATTGGATGATGAACAACATGGGTTTTGAACAAGGAGGGCTTGCCATGATCAAGAATGTCAATCTGGTGAAAGGAAACTACATCAAATTGCAGCCTCATGCAACCGATTTCATACGGCTTTCGGACCCGAAAGCCGTATTGGAAAGGACTTTGAGAGGGTTTTCTTGTTTGTCTGCTGGAGATACCATCATGATCATGTATGAGGGAAAGAAGTTTTACATTGATGTTTTGGAGACGAAGCCGGAGGCGGCGATTAGTATTATTGAGACTGATTGTGAGGTTGATTTTGCTCCTCCTTTGGACTATAAAGAGCCCGAAGAAAAAAAACCAGCCGCCAAGAATATTGAAAAAGTAGTAGTAGCTGATGATGAGGAACCAAAGTTCAGACCATTCACTGGTTTAGCAAAGCGCTTGGATGGGTCCCCTGTTTCAACCTCTGTTTCTGCCGCTGAAGAATGTAGACAGAGTAGTGTTGGTCGGAAAAGGAAGGTTGTGATTGGCTCCTCCAATGTCGGAAAGCCATCGGAAGTTGAATCGAGGAAAGAGGATAAGAAAGGAAGAACAATGGAGAAGAATAAGGAAGAAAAGGGTTTTCAGGCATTCACTGGAAAAAGTTATAGATTGGCAGAATGA
- the LOC107416389 gene encoding protein C2-DOMAIN ABA-RELATED 4: MENLMGLLRIHVHRGVNLAIRDVGCTSSDPYIVIKMGKQKLKTRVVNRSLNPEWNEDLTLSISDPKLPVHLFVYDKDTFSLDDKMGDAEFEIGPFVEALRMRLGNLPSGTIISKIQPDRQNCLAEESHIVWENGKLVQNLVLRLRNVESGEVELQLQWIDIPGSRGI, encoded by the exons ATGGAGAACCTCATGGGTCTTCTCAGAATTCATGTTCACAGAGGGGTCAACCTTGCTATTAGAGATGTCGGATGCACAAGCAGTGATCCTTATATTGTCATCAAAATGGGCAAACag AAGTTGAAGACTAGAGTAGTGAATAGATCTCTAAATCCTGAATGGAATGAAGATTTAACCCTTTCAATTTCAGATCCAAAACTTCCAGTTCATTTG TTTGTGTATGACAAAGACACATTTAGTTTGGATGACAAAATGGGTGATGCTGAGTTTGAGATTGGCCCTTTCGTCGAAGCTCTACGTATGCGTCTGGGAAACCTCCCTAGCGGAACCATAATTTCGAAAATACAACCGGACAGGCAAAACTGCTTGGCTGAAGAGAGCCACATTGTTTGGGAAAATGGAAAGCTGGTGCAGAACTTGGTTCTGAGACTGAGAAATGTGGAGAGTGGTGAAGTGGAACTCCAATTGCAATGGATTGATATTCCTGGATCCAGAGGCATATAG
- the LOC107416383 gene encoding uncharacterized protein LOC107416383, with product MDYMDYVYEDHSSSNCFEQLYRCYPIDHEDSEKYSHLESGNKILLPVSALDRLTHMNVKYPMLFQLQNPKTGRVSHCGVMEFSSDEGEVWLPNWMMKNMGFEEGGLALIKNANLVKGKHIKLQPHKTDFINLSDPKAVLESTLKGFSCLTAGDTIMIMNEGKEFYIDVLETKPSSSAICIIDTDCEVDFAPPLDYKEPEKVKPASMKEKAKPEEAKFRPFMGVAKRLDGSPVLTSVSHEDNAAASATAGCSDSAVGRKSGKIVFDSSNAVGKLSEESQKVDEKGRIMEKNEEKGFQAFSGKSYRLT from the coding sequence ATGGACTACATGGACTATGTGTACGAGGATCATAGCTCATCTAATTGTTTCGAACAACTTTATCGTTGTTATCCAATCGATCATGAAGATTCGGAAAAGTACTCTCATTTAGAAAGCGGAAACAAAATATTGCTTCCTGTTTCTGCATTGGACCGTCTTACTCACATGAATGTCAAATATCCCATGCTGTTCCAGCTTCAGAACCCGAAAACCGGCCGGGTCTCACACTGCGGAGTCATGGAGTTCAGCTCCGATGAAGGAGAGGTTTGGTTGCCtaattggatgatgaagaacatGGGTTTTGAAGAAGGAGGCCTTGCATTGATCAAGAACGCCAATCTGGTTAAAGGTAAACACATCAAGTTACAACCTCATAAGACTGATTTCATAAATCTTTCCGACCCCAAAGCCGTCTTGGAATCGACTCTAAAAGGCTTTTCTTGTTTGACCGCTGGAGATACCATCATGATCATGAATGAAGGCAAGGAGTTTTACATTGATGTCTTGGAGACCAAGCCGTCTTCGTCGGCGATATGCATTATTGATACCGATTGCGAGGTTGATTTTGCTCCTCCTTTGGACTACAAAGAGCCTGAGAAAGTTAAACCAGCTTCCATGAAAGAGAAAGCAAAACCAGAGGAAGCAAAGTTTAGACCATTCATGGGTGTAGCAAAGCGCTTGGATGGGTCCCCTGTTTTAACCTCTGTTTCTCATGAAGACAATGCTGCTGCTTCTGCAACTGCTGGTTGTTCGGACTCTGCCGTTGGTCGGAAATCTGGGAAGATTGTCTttgactcctccaatgctgTCGGAAAGCTGTCGGAAGAATCGCAGAAAGTGGATGAGAAAGGAAGAATAATGGAGAAGAACGAAGAAAAGGGCTTTCAGGCATTCTCTGGGAAAAGTTACAGATTAACATGA
- the LOC107416390 gene encoding protein C2-DOMAIN ABA-RELATED 4, which produces MKQSSVTMENLMGLLRVHIHRGVNLAIRDVRSSDPYIVVKMGKQKLKTRVVQKNVNPEWNEDLTLTISDPNLPIKLFVYDKDTFSLDDKMGDAEFEIGPFIEALRRSVGNLPNGTIISKIQPNRQNCLAEESCIVWEDGKLVQKLCLRLNHVESGEVELKLQWIEIPGSRGL; this is translated from the exons ATGAAACAAAGCTCTGTTACCATGGAGAATCTTATGGGTCTTCTCAGAGTTCATATTCATAGAGGGGTTAACCTTGCTATAAGAGATGTCAGAAGCAGTGATCCTTATATTGTCGTCAAAATGGGCAAGCAG AAGTTGAAGACTCGTGTAGTCCAGAAAAATGTAAATCCTGAATGGAATGAAGATTTAACGCTCACAATTTCAGATCCAAATCTTCCAATCAAACTG TTTGTGTATGACAAAGACACATTTAGTCTGGATGACAAAATGGGTGATGCTGAGTTTGAGATCGGTCCATTCATCGAAGCTCTACGTAGGAGTGTTGGAAACCTGCCAAACGGAACCATAATTTCGAAAATACAACCAAACAGGCAAAACTGCTTGGCTGAAGAGAGCTGCATTGTTTGGGAAGATGGAAAGCTGGTGCAGAAGTTGTGCCTGAGACTGAATCATGTGGAGAGTGGTGAAGTGGAACTCAAATTGCAGTGGATTGAGATTCCTGGATCCAGAGGCCTTTAA
- the LOC107416387 gene encoding protein C2-DOMAIN ABA-RELATED 3-like, which yields MGFLKIHVQRGINLAVRDIVTSDPYVVLKLGKQKLKSRVMKANVNPEWNEDFSLYVTDPKLPVELCVYDKDTFSFDDKMGEAEIEIAPLHKAAKMHLKGIPDGTVLSKIQPSNQNCLVEESCITWTGSRVVQNMILRLRNVECGEVELQLQWVDVS from the exons ATGGGTTTTCTCAAGATTCATGTCCAGCGAGGAATCAACCTTGCTGTCAGAGACATCGTTACCAGCGACCCTTACGTTGTTCTCAAACTGGGCAAGCAG AAGTTAAAATCGCGTGTGATGAAGGCAAATGTGAATCCTGAATGGAATGAAGATTTCTCTCTTTATGTTACAGATCCAAAACTTCCTGTCGAGCTT TGTGTGTATGACAAAGACACGTTCAGTTTCGATGACAAAATGGGGGAGGCAGAGATTGAAATAGCTCCATTACATAAAGCCGCAAAGATGCACTTGAAAGGCATACCAGATGGAACTGTACTTTCGAAAATACAACCAAGCAATCAAAACTGCCTCGTCGAAGAGAGCTGCATAACTTGGACCGGTAGCAGAGTCGTTCAGAATATGATTCTGAGACTCAGAAATGTGGAGTGTGGGGAAGTTGAACTACAATTGCAGTGGGTTGATGTTTCCTAA
- the LOC107416399 gene encoding protein C2-DOMAIN ABA-RELATED 1-like, producing MENSLGLLRIHMQRGVNLAVRDMKSSDPYVIVKMGKQKLKTRVVKRSLNPEWNELLTLSISDPNVPIKLFVYDRDTFTFDDKMGDAEFDIGPFLQVISMGLAGLPDGTVITKVGPNRQNCLAEDSCIVFSNGKVVQNMVLRLRNVECGEVELQLQWIATSGSKRL from the exons ATGGAGAACTCGTTGGGTCTTCTCAGAATTCACATGCAAAGAGGAGTCAACCTTGCTGTTAGAGACATGAAAAGCAGTGATCCCTATGTTATTGTCAAGATGGGCAAGCAG AAGTTAAAGACTCGTGTGGTGAAGAGGAGTCTGAATCCAGAGTGGAATGAACTTTTAACTCTATCAATTTCAGATCCAAATGTCCCAATCAAGCTG TTTGTGTATGACAGAGACACATTCACTTTTGATGACAAAATGGGGGATGCAGAGTTTGATATTGGTCCATTTCTCCAAGTTATATCTATGGGATTGGCAGGTCTCCCGGATGGAACAGTAATTACAAAAGTAGGACCAAACAGGCAAAACTGTCTTGCCGAAGACAGCTGCATTGTCTTCTCTAATGGAAAAGTTGTTCAAAACATGGTTCTCAGACTGAGAAATGTGGAGTGTGGTGAAGTAGAGCTTCAATTGCAATGGATTGCTACCTCTGGTTCTAAGCGTTTGTAA